A DNA window from Calliphora vicina chromosome 1, idCalVici1.1, whole genome shotgun sequence contains the following coding sequences:
- the PTPMT1 gene encoding phosphatidylglycerophosphatase and protein-tyrosine phosphatase 1, which yields MKIIIIIEILKEIFNKIPNKKNLLFVVCACVIAIVVGLLIAHNNNKGMEMSAAMLARVSFYPTLLYNVLMEKATARNWYDRIDENVILGALPFRSQANDLIKNENMKAVVSMNEDYELTVFSNNAPKWHLLGVEFLQLATTDIFESPCQDKLFKGVEFMNKFLPTNNRIKGLSTTSSPENVGTVYVHCKAGRTRSATLVGCYLMMKNGWTPEQAVDHMRSCRSHVLLHTKQWDALRLFHQQHLQKS from the exons atgaaaataataataatcattgaAATTCTAAAGGAAATCTTCaacaaaattccaaataaaaagaatttattatttgtagttTGTGCTTGTGTAATTGCTATCGTCGTTGGTTTGCTAATAGCGCACAATAACAACAAAGGCATGGAAATGAGT gctGCAATGCTTGCTCGTGTCTCCTTCTATCCCACTCTCCTTTACAATGTTTTAATGGAGAAGGCCACTGCCCGCAACTGGTATGATCGTATCGATGAGAATGTCATATTGGGTGCTTTACCTTTTCGATCACAGGCCAATGAT CTTATTAAAAATGAGAATATGAAAGCTGTTGTTTCCATGAATGAAGACTATGAATTGACTGTGTTTTCGAACAATGCTCCCAAATGGCACTTGTTGGGAGTAGAATTTCTTCAGTTGGCTACCACCGATATTTTTGAGTCACCTTGCCAGGATAAGCTCTTCAAGGGAGTGGAGTTTATGAATAAATTCCTTCCTACAAATAATCGTATCAAGGGCTTGAGTACTACTTCCAGTCCAGAAAATGTTGGCACCGTGTACGTACACTGTAAGGCCGGGCGCACTCGTAGTGCGACGCTAGTTGGTTGTTATTTAATGATG aaaaatggcTGGACACCTGAACAAGCTGTTGATCACATGCGTAGCTGCAGATCTCACGTCTTACTGCACACCAAACAATGGGATGCCCTGAGATTATTCCACCAACAACACTTACAAAAGTCATGA